One Brassica oleracea var. oleracea cultivar TO1000 chromosome C7, BOL, whole genome shotgun sequence genomic window carries:
- the LOC106305437 gene encoding aluminum-activated malate transporter 8-like: MEMDLNAQVKKACFLQRLKDFPSKLKDGVTKRIKHVQKFGKDDPRRIIHSIKVGLSLTLVSMLYYVRPLYNSFGVSGMWAILTVVVVSEFTVGGTLSKGLNRAFATLIAGALGVGAVHLARLCGHKGEPIVLGILVFSLGSAVTFSRFFPRIKQRYDYGALIFILTFSMVAVSGYRTDEILVIAYQRLSTILIGGTICILVSIFVFPVWAGEDLHKLVANNIIKLANSLEGFEGEYFPSSEKTSKETNSSVREYKSILTSESTEDTLTNLARWEPGHGRFRLRHPWTKYFKIAGLVRQCAIHFEVLNGCVLSDAKAPPDFISKIQEPCSIMSREAGEALKDIAKSIKTMSRYHVCVNTHIKNSKNAIENLRLALKLSFPETEKDLLEIIPGVTMASTLIYIVNYVEKISEAVEELSVLAHFKETLDPKLSPELGQHHLLHKGTVKPVLEGDNEEECNNSPHVVIANHNEQPPTVNENNVNLGAEKTTVVVV; the protein is encoded by the exons ATGGAAATGGATTTGAATGCTCAAGTGAAGAAGGCATGTTTCTTGCAAAGGCTTAAGGATTTCCCTAGCAAGCTCAAAGACGGGGTCACCAAGCGCATAAAGCATGTGCAAAAGTTTGGGAAAGATGACCCAAGAAGGATCATCCATTCCATAAAAGTGGGACTTTCTCTCACATTAGTTTCAATGTTGTACTATGTAAGGCCACTCTATAATAGCTTTGGGGTTTCGGGTATGTGGGCAATACTAACCGTAGTCGTGGTCTCCGAGTTCACTGTTG GTGGGACACTTTCAAAAGGTTTAAACAGAGCTTTCGCAACATTAATAGCCGGTGCCTTAGGGGTTGGTGCAGTACACCTTGCTCGATTGTGTGGACACAAAGGAGAGCCTATTGTTCTTGGGATATTAGTGTTCTCACTAGGTTCAGCTGTGACATTTTCGCGGTTTTTCCCAAGGATTAAACAGAGATATGACTATGGTGCCTTGATATTCATACTTACATTTAGCATGGTTGCTGTTTCGGGGTACCGTACAGATGAAATATTGGTTATTGCATATCAAAGACTATCGACTATTCTCATTGGTGGAACAATATGCATCCTTGTGTCGATCTTCGTTTTTCCTGTATGGGCAGGCGAAGATCTTCACAAGCTGGTTGCTAACAACATTATCAAACTCGCTAACTCCTTAGAAG GTTTCGAGGGTGAATATTTTCCATCATCCGAGAAGACTTCAAAGGAGACAAACTCGAGCGTTCGAGAGTACAAAAGCATTCTAACATCAGAAAGCACTGAAGATACTTTG ACGAATCTTGCGAGATGGGAACCAGGACATGGCCGATTCAGGTTACGCCATCCATGGACAAAGTACTTTAAGATCGCAGGACTCGTTCGCCAATGCGCCATTCATTTCGAAGTTCTCAATGGCTGTGTTCTCTCTGACGCTAAG GCACCGCCAGACTTCATAAGCAAGATTCAAGAGCCATGCTCGATTATGAGCAGAGAAGCTGGCGAAGCCCTAAAAGACATAGCCAAATCTATCAAAACAATGAGCAGATACCATGTTTGTGTGAATACACACATTAAAAACTCCAAAAATGCCATAGAAAACCTAAGGCTTGCACTCAAATTATCTTTCCCGGAGACAGAGAAAGATCTCTTGGAGATCATTCCAGGAGTCACAATGGCGTCAACATTGATCTACATCGTGAATTACGTCGAGAAGATCTCTGAGGCTGTGGAAGAACTTTCAGTTCTGGCACACTTTAAAGAGACTCTGGATCCAAAATTATCACCGGAGTTAGGACAACATCACCTACTTCATAAGGGAACTGTAAAGCCTGTTCTAGAGGGTGACAACGAGGAAGAATGCAATAACTCTCCTCATGTTGTTATCGCAAATCATAATGAACAGCCACCAACAGTCAACGAAAATAATGTTAACTTGGGAGCAGAGAAGACGACAGTTGTTGTCGTGTAA